One Cellulomonas sp. Y8 DNA segment encodes these proteins:
- a CDS encoding glycosyltransferase, whose product MTVPAAPTGYVHVTRLPPSPSGVAAYAAAFRPVLDALGPTGTEPLPPAPEASQSAALAVRLARRLTRRDPGAVLVVEQAGRGLAEFWAAWWAARRGRRVWLMVHDVPELSGGAFFTTLLDRRGGRRVAAALSGTLGRRAERDLLRRAERVLCLSPSGAAALTAAHRLDRTVEALPHVGAATDDPVDGRTEVLVPGYVAAADDVLPLVRAAADLPDGWVLAVGACGEETARALAAAAEAAGAADRVRLLGFLPEEGVRAAFARAAVVVRWRRDGWGGGGAHAVSGPLVAALGNGCAVVTNDSRGAGHLFDEARVVVVGDGATGERALLDAVRSLVADPADRRARGEAGRALVRREHTVAALAARLRAGAVAPEHEHAGAARGEDG is encoded by the coding sequence GTGACCGTGCCCGCGGCTCCGACGGGGTACGTGCACGTCACCCGCCTCCCGCCCAGCCCGAGCGGCGTCGCCGCGTACGCCGCCGCCTTCCGCCCCGTGCTCGACGCGCTCGGTCCGACCGGCACCGAGCCGCTGCCGCCCGCGCCCGAGGCGTCCCAGTCCGCCGCGCTCGCCGTCCGGCTGGCGCGCCGCCTGACCCGGCGCGACCCGGGCGCGGTCCTCGTCGTCGAGCAGGCCGGCCGCGGGCTCGCGGAGTTCTGGGCCGCCTGGTGGGCCGCGCGGCGCGGACGGCGGGTCTGGCTGATGGTCCACGACGTGCCCGAGCTGTCCGGCGGCGCGTTCTTCACCACGCTGCTCGACCGCCGGGGCGGCCGCCGGGTCGCCGCGGCGCTGTCCGGCACCCTCGGCCGGCGCGCCGAGCGCGACCTGCTGCGCCGGGCCGAGCGGGTGCTCTGCCTGTCGCCGTCCGGTGCCGCGGCGCTCACGGCCGCGCACCGGCTGGACCGGACCGTCGAGGCGCTGCCGCACGTCGGCGCCGCCACCGACGACCCCGTCGACGGGCGCACCGAGGTGCTCGTGCCGGGGTACGTGGCCGCCGCCGACGACGTGCTGCCCCTGGTGCGCGCCGCCGCCGACCTGCCGGACGGCTGGGTGCTGGCGGTCGGCGCCTGCGGCGAGGAGACGGCGCGCGCGCTCGCGGCCGCCGCGGAGGCCGCCGGGGCCGCCGACCGGGTGCGGCTGCTCGGCTTCCTGCCCGAGGAGGGCGTGCGCGCCGCGTTCGCGCGGGCCGCGGTCGTGGTGCGCTGGCGGCGCGACGGCTGGGGCGGCGGCGGGGCGCACGCGGTGAGCGGCCCGCTGGTCGCCGCCCTCGGGAACGGCTGCGCGGTCGTCACCAACGACTCCCGGGGCGCCGGGCACCTGTTCGACGAGGCCCGGGTGGTCGTCGTCGGCGACGGGGCGACCGGCGAGCGGGCGCTGCTCGACGCCGTCCGGTCGCTGGTGGCCGATCCCGCTGACCGGCGGGCGCGCGGCGAGGCCGGCCGGGCGCTGGTCCGGCGGGAGCACACGGTGGCGGCGCTCGCGGCGCGGCTGCGCGCCGGGGCCGTCGCCCCGGAGCACGAGCACGCGGGCGCGGCCCGCGGGGAGGACGGCTGA
- a CDS encoding polysaccharide deacetylase family protein, with the protein MVVEKPALHRGTRPAPRDPGETLVLRRDLGEFGAPAPRPLPDRAALRLARPLLRGLAPTACVRTADAVAALTYDDGPHPDHTAGLLDLLADRGLRATFFVLADAAEAHPDLVRRLVAEGHELALHGPDHGRLNRLQDSEAIRVVADARRRVEAVAGVPVTLFRPPYGAHRPRSLRGWTRSGLDVVIWSGWAEDWVDAPVADVAARARAALHPGGILLLHDTRADPGTLAPGEQLPTFDRAAVTAALVDPLLAEGWSFDTVGGLLGRYPRVRSVFRELMS; encoded by the coding sequence ATGGTCGTCGAGAAGCCGGCGCTGCACCGCGGCACCCGTCCGGCGCCGCGCGACCCGGGGGAGACCCTGGTGCTGCGGCGCGACCTGGGCGAGTTCGGGGCACCCGCGCCACGTCCGCTGCCCGACCGCGCGGCGCTGCGCCTCGCGCGCCCGCTGCTCCGGGGGCTGGCACCCACCGCCTGCGTCCGCACCGCCGACGCGGTCGCCGCCCTGACGTACGACGACGGACCGCACCCCGACCACACGGCGGGCCTGCTGGACCTGCTCGCCGACCGGGGCCTGCGCGCCACGTTCTTCGTCCTGGCCGACGCCGCCGAGGCGCACCCGGACCTCGTGCGGCGCCTGGTCGCCGAGGGCCACGAGCTCGCGCTGCACGGCCCCGACCACGGGCGGCTCAACCGGCTGCAGGACTCCGAGGCGATCCGGGTCGTCGCGGACGCGCGGCGGCGGGTCGAGGCGGTCGCCGGCGTGCCCGTCACGCTGTTCCGCCCGCCCTACGGCGCGCACCGGCCCCGTTCGCTGCGCGGCTGGACCCGGTCGGGGCTCGACGTCGTCATCTGGTCGGGCTGGGCGGAGGACTGGGTCGACGCCCCCGTCGCCGACGTCGCCGCCCGCGCCCGCGCGGCGCTGCACCCCGGCGGGATCCTGCTGCTGCACGACACCCGGGCCGACCCCGGGACGCTGGCCCCCGGCGAGCAGCTGCCGACGTTCGACAGGGCCGCCGTCACCGCGGCGCTCGTCGACCCGCTGCTCGCGGAGGGCTGGTCCTTCGACACCGTCGGCGGGCTGCTCGGCCGGTACCCGCGGGTCCGGTCCGTGTTCCGGGAGCTGATGTCGTGA
- a CDS encoding acyltransferase, translating into MGTAHGGDRLPVLWSLNGLRAAGALLVMLYHVNSWNLQVIRGSSAFYTGVGLFFVLSGFVLTWTAQPGTTLGAFYTRRLARILPNHLTAFAIGLAVTVLVVGATVDPATVLSGMFLVQAWSPDGQVVFAVNGVAWSLSCEIAFYAAFPALLWALRRMQPRTRVLVAGAALAAPVAVALVWPSLIPLLFHLPPARLPEFLLGMVTALAVREGWRPRVPAWALLAVLAACVLGAAAVDVHPTVLTAVLAAIFAPLAAGCAWGDIDGRNRWALHPAVKLGGALSFSFYLLHELVIKVVVATPVRGPAAISVVLVVSAGLAFLLWRGVELPARARILAAVPAPAPRLGAAPPAHAPGGRRARHSRPREVAWSFPLTPGAGLAAVAVPAGSVPAGSVPASGPGAGPAPGRGTTATTPGYVATAHGLALTDVPRALEPAPAHAAIAAGPSAAEGAVGTAALVAVAAVVAAGRPAAEHADEAVRSRDARAVAGRPPADDGAAWAAPEPPARQRAAADGAPTPGARWHPPAGPSRRPRA; encoded by the coding sequence ATGGGTACCGCGCACGGCGGCGACCGCCTGCCCGTCCTCTGGAGCCTCAACGGCCTGCGGGCGGCCGGCGCGCTGCTCGTGATGCTCTACCACGTGAACTCCTGGAACCTGCAGGTCATCCGGGGGTCCAGCGCGTTCTACACCGGCGTCGGGCTGTTCTTCGTGCTGTCCGGCTTCGTGCTCACCTGGACCGCGCAGCCCGGGACGACGCTCGGGGCGTTCTACACCCGCCGGCTCGCGCGCATCCTGCCGAACCACCTCACGGCGTTCGCGATCGGGCTCGCGGTGACGGTGCTCGTGGTGGGCGCCACGGTCGACCCGGCCACGGTGCTGTCGGGGATGTTCCTCGTGCAGGCGTGGTCGCCGGACGGCCAGGTCGTGTTCGCCGTGAACGGCGTCGCCTGGTCGCTGTCCTGCGAGATCGCGTTCTACGCCGCCTTCCCGGCGCTGCTGTGGGCGCTGCGCCGGATGCAGCCGCGCACGCGGGTCCTCGTCGCCGGGGCCGCGCTCGCCGCGCCGGTCGCCGTCGCGCTGGTCTGGCCGTCGCTCATCCCGCTGCTCTTCCACCTGCCGCCCGCCCGGCTCCCGGAGTTCCTGCTCGGCATGGTCACGGCGCTCGCGGTGCGCGAGGGCTGGCGCCCCCGGGTGCCGGCCTGGGCGCTGCTCGCCGTGCTCGCCGCGTGCGTGCTCGGCGCCGCCGCCGTCGACGTGCACCCCACGGTGCTCACCGCGGTGCTGGCCGCGATCTTCGCGCCGCTCGCCGCGGGCTGCGCGTGGGGCGACATCGACGGTCGCAACCGCTGGGCGCTGCACCCGGCGGTGAAGCTGGGCGGGGCGCTGTCGTTCTCGTTCTACCTGCTGCACGAGCTGGTCATCAAGGTCGTCGTGGCGACGCCCGTGCGCGGGCCCGCGGCGATCAGCGTCGTGCTGGTGGTCTCGGCGGGCCTCGCGTTCCTGCTGTGGCGCGGCGTCGAGCTGCCGGCCCGCGCCCGGATCCTCGCGGCGGTGCCCGCGCCCGCGCCGCGGCTGGGGGCGGCCCCGCCGGCGCACGCGCCCGGTGGACGCCGGGCCCGGCACAGCCGGCCGCGCGAGGTGGCGTGGTCGTTCCCGCTGACGCCGGGGGCCGGGCTCGCCGCCGTGGCGGTGCCGGCGGGCTCGGTGCCGGCGGGCTCGGTGCCGGCGAGCGGGCCCGGGGCCGGGCCGGCGCCCGGGCGGGGCACCACCGCGACGACCCCCGGGTACGTCGCCACGGCGCACGGCCTCGCGCTGACGGACGTGCCGCGCGCGCTCGAGCCGGCGCCGGCGCACGCCGCGATCGCCGCCGGCCCCTCGGCCGCCGAGGGCGCCGTCGGGACCGCGGCGCTGGTGGCGGTGGCCGCCGTGGTCGCGGCGGGGCGCCCCGCCGCGGAGCACGCCGACGAGGCGGTCCGGTCGCGGGACGCGCGCGCCGTCGCCGGTCGACCGCCGGCAGACGACGGAGCGGCGTGGGCGGCACCGGAGCCCCCGGCCCGGCAGCGCGCCGCGGCCGACGGCGCCCCGACGCCCGGCGCACGCTGGCACCCCCCGGCGGGCCCGTCGCGCCGCCCCCGCGCCTGA
- a CDS encoding glycosyltransferase, whose product MTPPSTVSAVVYSRNEADQLRDCLPLLAGFDEVLVCDMGSTDDTREVAAAHGARVVPVPDAPVVEEVRQRGLDAATSDWVLFVDADEHLPAGFRAALQPVLDRPDLAAVRLRYDNVAYGRMLEHSLQGSAKYALLRRGRAHYAEPALAHVPPVLDGPGVDAPASVPAIAHLNFRSVGQTTEKVLRYAANNPGRFTRLDDPVRLVRELLRSTVFSGAWRDGRAGFAVAALHTFGHLYASLLVAERAGTLTQDVPARDARLLGAVEGVQRAGVAARDRVRRVGRGRR is encoded by the coding sequence ATGACCCCCCCGAGCACGGTGAGTGCCGTCGTGTACTCCCGCAACGAGGCCGACCAGCTGCGCGACTGCCTCCCGCTGCTGGCCGGCTTCGACGAGGTGCTCGTCTGCGACATGGGGTCGACCGACGACACCCGCGAGGTCGCCGCGGCGCACGGCGCGCGGGTCGTGCCGGTGCCGGACGCCCCCGTCGTGGAGGAGGTCCGCCAGCGCGGGCTCGACGCGGCGACCAGCGACTGGGTGCTGTTCGTCGACGCCGACGAGCACCTGCCCGCAGGGTTCCGCGCCGCGCTGCAGCCCGTCCTGGACCGGCCCGACCTGGCCGCGGTGCGGCTGCGGTACGACAACGTCGCCTACGGCCGGATGCTCGAGCACTCGCTGCAGGGCAGCGCGAAGTACGCCCTGCTCCGCCGCGGCCGCGCGCACTACGCCGAGCCGGCGCTCGCGCACGTGCCGCCGGTGCTCGACGGGCCCGGGGTCGACGCGCCGGCCTCCGTGCCCGCGATCGCGCACCTGAACTTCCGCTCGGTCGGCCAGACCACCGAGAAGGTGCTCCGGTACGCCGCGAACAACCCCGGCCGGTTCACCCGGTTGGACGACCCCGTCCGGCTGGTCCGCGAGCTGCTGCGCTCGACCGTGTTCAGCGGCGCGTGGCGGGACGGGCGCGCCGGGTTCGCCGTCGCGGCCCTGCACACCTTCGGCCACCTGTACGCCTCGCTGCTCGTGGCCGAGCGCGCCGGCACCCTGACCCAGGACGTCCCCGCCCGGGACGCCCGGCTGCTCGGCGCCGTCGAGGGCGTGCAGCGCGCCGGGGTCGCCGCGCGCGACCGGGTGCGCCGGGTCGGTCGGGGTCGGCGGTGA
- a CDS encoding glycosyltransferase family 2 protein encodes MTAARPTADGPPGGGREAAIDVSVVIAARDAEATLAAQLDALAAQAPACTWEVLVADNGSTDGTRDVVRDAARGPAEVRLVDASGIRGAGAARNAGARAARGRDLLFCDADDVVAPGWVDALHGALQDADVAAGRLEWERLNSRAAQGSRALPQVDGLQYTEPLPRLGSASSSNLAVRRTLFDRLGGFDVRARYLQDTDLCWRAQLAGGALAFEPDAVVHMRLRDGLVGAWRQGRGSGMGQRWLAARYAEVAAQADADGSAPVAGDGAVAGGDRVAARRWPARIARRAWLVAGEAARIRSRGDVARLSWSTGFGIGYARGGLPEPEPLRAGELAVAGCGHEAD; translated from the coding sequence GTGACCGCAGCACGCCCGACCGCCGACGGGCCGCCCGGGGGCGGGCGCGAGGCCGCGATCGACGTCTCGGTGGTGATCGCCGCGCGGGACGCCGAGGCCACGCTGGCCGCCCAGCTCGACGCGCTCGCCGCCCAGGCCCCGGCCTGCACCTGGGAGGTGCTGGTCGCCGACAACGGCTCGACCGACGGGACCCGCGACGTCGTCCGGGACGCCGCCCGGGGACCGGCGGAGGTGCGCCTCGTCGACGCCTCCGGGATCCGCGGGGCCGGTGCCGCCCGGAACGCCGGGGCGCGCGCGGCCCGGGGCCGGGACCTGCTGTTCTGCGACGCCGACGACGTCGTCGCGCCCGGCTGGGTCGACGCCCTGCACGGCGCGCTCCAGGACGCCGACGTCGCGGCGGGGCGCCTGGAGTGGGAGCGGCTCAACAGCCGCGCGGCGCAGGGGTCCCGGGCGTTGCCCCAGGTCGACGGCCTGCAGTACACCGAGCCGCTGCCCCGGCTCGGGAGCGCGAGCTCCAGCAACCTCGCCGTCCGGCGGACGCTGTTCGACCGGCTGGGCGGCTTCGACGTCCGCGCCCGCTACCTCCAGGACACCGACCTGTGCTGGCGCGCCCAGCTCGCCGGCGGGGCGCTCGCGTTCGAGCCCGACGCCGTGGTGCACATGCGGCTGCGCGACGGCCTCGTCGGGGCCTGGCGGCAGGGGCGGGGCAGCGGGATGGGGCAGCGGTGGCTGGCCGCGCGGTACGCCGAGGTGGCGGCGCAGGCGGATGCGGACGGGTCCGCGCCGGTGGCGGGCGACGGCGCGGTCGCGGGCGGCGACCGCGTCGCCGCGCGGCGCTGGCCGGCGCGGATCGCCCGGCGGGCGTGGCTCGTGGCGGGCGAAGCCGCCCGGATCCGGTCCCGGGGCGACGTCGCGCGGCTGTCCTGGAGCACCGGGTTCGGCATCGGGTACGCACGCGGCGGGCTGCCCGAGCCGGAGCCGCTCCGCGCGGGCGAGCTCGCGGTGGCCGGCTGCGGGCACGAGGCGGACTGA
- a CDS encoding DapH/DapD/GlmU-related protein has protein sequence MGRRGELVFNRALTHVPSNELRIRTLRRLGADLGEHVYLFGGSEVLEPGNLRIAGRCHVGRFCQIDARGGIDIGYDVVIASHVLLVTADHDLRDPGFAGRLGPITIGDRAWLASRSTVVRGVTIGEGAVVAAGAVVTQDVEPWTIVGGVPARPIGERPREQHYRIDYGPERY, from the coding sequence GTGGGTCGACGGGGTGAGCTCGTCTTCAACCGGGCGCTGACGCACGTGCCCAGCAACGAGCTGCGGATCCGCACGCTCCGGCGGCTGGGCGCGGACCTCGGCGAGCACGTCTACCTGTTCGGCGGGTCCGAGGTGCTCGAGCCGGGCAACCTGCGGATCGCCGGGCGCTGCCACGTCGGGCGGTTCTGCCAGATCGACGCGCGCGGCGGCATCGACATCGGCTACGACGTGGTCATCGCGAGCCACGTCCTGCTGGTCACCGCCGACCACGACCTGCGGGACCCCGGGTTCGCCGGCCGGCTCGGGCCGATCACCATCGGGGACCGGGCCTGGCTCGCGAGCCGGTCGACCGTCGTGCGCGGCGTGACCATCGGCGAGGGGGCTGTCGTGGCCGCCGGCGCCGTCGTCACCCAGGACGTCGAGCCCTGGACGATCGTCGGCGGGGTGCCCGCCCGGCCGATCGGGGAGCGGCCGCGGGAGCAGCACTACCGGATCGACTACGGGCCCGAGCGGTACTGA
- the lhgO gene encoding L-2-hydroxyglutarate oxidase: MSHVVVVGSGIVGLAVAARLAARGDEVTVLEKEDGLALHQTGRNSGVIHSGLYYAPGSLKATMAAAGARSMVEYARAKGVPVEVCGKLVVATSDAEVLQLEKLAGRAEANGVPARRLTPTEAREHEPHVRAVAALRVESTGIVDYPGVCRALAADVEAAGGRILFGEEVLAARTVPDAPGAPGRVEIRTSRADREADALVVCAGLHADRLARACGLEPEARIVPFRGEYFELTPEAGAQVRGLIYPVPDPRFPFLGVHLTRGIEGHVHAGPNAVLALAREGYTWTDVSPRDLADSLAWPGLWRLAARNLVPGAAEVGRSLSRKAFARSLSRLVPGITAGDLVPAPAGVRAQALRRDGGLVDDFLLQGEGRQVHVLNAPSPAATASLEIARHIVDQLDAAVPAAHAA, from the coding sequence ATGAGCCACGTCGTCGTCGTCGGATCCGGCATCGTCGGGCTGGCGGTCGCCGCCCGGCTCGCCGCGCGCGGCGACGAGGTCACCGTCCTGGAGAAGGAGGACGGGCTCGCGCTGCACCAGACCGGCCGGAACTCCGGCGTCATCCACTCGGGCCTCTACTACGCGCCCGGCAGCCTCAAGGCGACGATGGCCGCGGCCGGCGCCCGCTCGATGGTCGAGTACGCCCGCGCGAAGGGCGTCCCCGTCGAGGTGTGCGGCAAGCTCGTCGTCGCCACGTCGGACGCCGAGGTGTTGCAGCTGGAGAAGCTCGCCGGCCGCGCGGAGGCGAACGGCGTGCCGGCCCGCCGGCTCACGCCCACGGAGGCCCGGGAGCACGAGCCGCACGTGCGCGCGGTCGCCGCGCTGCGGGTGGAGAGCACCGGCATCGTCGACTACCCCGGCGTGTGCCGGGCGCTCGCCGCGGACGTCGAGGCCGCCGGCGGCCGGATCCTGTTCGGCGAGGAGGTGCTCGCCGCGCGCACGGTCCCGGACGCGCCCGGGGCCCCCGGCCGGGTGGAGATCCGCACGTCGCGCGCCGACCGGGAGGCCGACGCGCTCGTGGTCTGCGCCGGCCTGCACGCCGACCGCCTCGCACGGGCGTGCGGGCTCGAGCCCGAGGCCCGGATCGTGCCGTTCCGCGGCGAGTACTTCGAGCTGACCCCCGAGGCCGGCGCGCAGGTCCGCGGGCTCATCTACCCCGTGCCCGACCCGCGGTTCCCGTTCCTCGGCGTGCACCTCACCCGCGGGATCGAGGGCCACGTGCACGCCGGCCCGAACGCGGTGCTGGCGCTCGCGCGCGAGGGCTACACCTGGACCGACGTCTCGCCGCGCGACCTCGCCGACAGCCTCGCGTGGCCCGGGCTGTGGCGGCTCGCCGCGCGCAACCTGGTGCCCGGCGCCGCCGAGGTCGGCCGGTCGCTCTCCCGGAAGGCCTTCGCGCGCAGCCTGTCCCGGCTCGTCCCGGGGATCACGGCGGGCGACCTCGTCCCCGCGCCGGCCGGGGTGCGCGCGCAGGCGCTGCGCCGCGACGGCGGGCTGGTCGACGACTTCCTGCTGCAGGGCGAGGGGCGGCAGGTGCACGTGCTGAACGCGCCGTCGCCCGCGGCCACCGCGTCGCTGGAGATCGCGCGGCACATCGTGGACCAGCTCGACGCCGCGGTCCCGGCGGCGCACGCGGCCTGA
- a CDS encoding glycosyltransferase codes for MIDARARADVSVVVVARGDEHGLPHTLRSLLDSLDHAAGRRDDRTSWLRGERLHGELLLVARDLGRLPALPADPRLRVVAAPGVTGGRARNVGVAAARGRYLLFTDAQVRVPADWVLALTAPLRSGRADLTGGAVRLTANLERPWLTEDLAAAYLDLVPDPPEVGRAFSGVSMAATRAVLEAVGFDEALGTARCPDGLDVVFRRDVVGAGFRERAVAAAVVERDLGPRALVRRALIERARGHGRAAAYVDRRLRDVRPAAPVVLLRLAGRWLRLLALGHGRGHARARLRAHAAVAYHRETLRLLRAPARERPASAAGDAPGGGGAPRSAVPVALLPRDSVPPTALPAAEPAPTAAAVDEGARGAVHQFWDRGRSRGAEARAGRPPATPLHGTTAS; via the coding sequence GTGATCGACGCCCGGGCCCGCGCGGACGTGTCGGTCGTCGTGGTCGCGCGCGGCGACGAGCACGGCCTGCCGCACACCCTGCGCAGCCTGCTGGACTCCCTCGACCACGCCGCCGGCCGCCGGGACGACCGGACCTCCTGGCTCCGCGGCGAGCGGCTGCACGGCGAGCTGCTCCTCGTCGCCCGGGACCTCGGCCGCCTGCCCGCGCTGCCCGCCGACCCGCGGCTGCGCGTCGTCGCCGCCCCCGGGGTGACCGGCGGGCGCGCCCGGAACGTCGGCGTCGCGGCGGCGCGCGGCCGGTACCTGCTGTTCACCGACGCCCAGGTCCGGGTGCCCGCCGACTGGGTGCTCGCGCTCACCGCGCCGCTGCGCTCCGGCCGCGCCGACCTGACCGGCGGGGCGGTGCGGCTGACCGCGAACCTCGAGCGGCCCTGGCTGACGGAGGACCTCGCCGCCGCCTACCTCGACCTCGTCCCGGACCCGCCCGAGGTCGGCCGGGCGTTCAGCGGCGTCAGCATGGCCGCGACGCGGGCGGTCCTGGAGGCGGTCGGCTTCGACGAGGCGCTCGGCACCGCGCGCTGCCCCGACGGGCTCGACGTCGTGTTCCGACGCGACGTCGTCGGCGCGGGCTTCCGCGAGCGGGCCGTCGCGGCTGCGGTCGTGGAGCGCGACCTCGGCCCCCGCGCGCTCGTCCGCCGGGCCCTCATCGAGCGGGCCCGCGGGCACGGACGGGCCGCCGCGTACGTCGACCGGCGGCTGCGGGACGTCCGCCCCGCCGCACCCGTCGTGCTGCTGCGGCTCGCGGGCCGGTGGCTGCGGCTGCTGGCGCTCGGGCACGGCCGCGGGCACGCCCGGGCCCGGCTGCGGGCGCACGCCGCCGTCGCGTACCACCGCGAGACCCTGCGGCTGCTGCGGGCGCCCGCGCGCGAACGCCCCGCGTCCGCCGCCGGCGACGCCCCGGGCGGCGGCGGTGCCCCGCGCTCCGCCGTGCCCGTGGCGCTGCTGCCGCGCGACTCGGTGCCGCCGACCGCGCTGCCCGCCGCCGAGCCCGCGCCGACCGCCGCGGCCGTCGACGAGGGCGCGCGCGGCGCCGTGCACCAGTTCTGGGACCGCGGCCGCTCGCGCGGCGCCGAGGCCCGCGCGGGCCGCCCGCCCGCCACCCCGCTGCACGGCACCACGGCGTCCTGA
- a CDS encoding glycosyltransferase family 2 protein translates to MSGLRDGVARPAGVELTVVIAAFDAEATLGAQLDALAAQRVPFDWELVVADNGSSDGTVDLARSYADRLPVRVVDASATRGAGAARNVGVSVARAPLVAFCDADDVVGDGWLVAMRTALRTHAFVAGRFDGARLNGPRVLRSRTIPQTTGLQESPLLPGLHAAGAGNMGIRADVFRAVGGFDPGCLFLEDTDLCWRVQLAGVPLTWVPEAVLHVRLRGTLRSTLQQGYHYGSGEHWLALRYREQEERLRALAAPGRAAGVAGAGAPVASAAAAATAAHPDGHVGLRRAVHRVRLVGRDLARVRSVAEFRSWCWDLGFGLGFAFARLDTPRPVAVPRVAPGGAAALPPADRTVPA, encoded by the coding sequence GTGAGCGGGCTCCGGGACGGCGTCGCGCGACCCGCCGGCGTCGAGCTCACCGTGGTCATCGCCGCCTTCGACGCCGAGGCCACCCTCGGCGCGCAGCTCGACGCGCTCGCGGCCCAGCGCGTGCCGTTCGACTGGGAGCTCGTCGTCGCGGACAACGGCTCCTCCGACGGGACCGTGGACCTCGCCCGCTCGTACGCGGACCGGCTGCCGGTCCGGGTGGTCGACGCCTCCGCCACCCGCGGGGCCGGCGCGGCCCGCAACGTGGGCGTGTCGGTGGCGCGCGCGCCGCTGGTCGCGTTCTGCGACGCCGACGACGTCGTGGGCGACGGCTGGCTCGTGGCGATGCGCACCGCGCTGCGCACGCACGCGTTCGTCGCGGGGCGGTTCGACGGCGCGCGGCTGAACGGGCCGCGCGTGCTGCGCTCCCGGACGATCCCGCAGACGACGGGCCTCCAGGAGTCCCCGCTGCTCCCCGGGCTGCACGCCGCCGGGGCCGGGAACATGGGCATCCGCGCCGACGTGTTCCGGGCGGTCGGGGGCTTCGACCCGGGCTGCCTGTTCCTCGAGGACACGGACCTGTGCTGGCGGGTGCAGCTCGCCGGGGTGCCGCTGACCTGGGTGCCGGAGGCCGTGCTGCACGTGCGGCTGCGCGGGACGCTGCGGTCGACGCTGCAGCAGGGGTACCACTACGGATCCGGCGAGCACTGGCTGGCGCTGCGGTACCGGGAGCAGGAGGAGCGGCTGCGGGCGCTCGCCGCGCCCGGGCGGGCCGCCGGCGTGGCGGGGGCGGGCGCCCCGGTGGCCTCCGCGGCCGCCGCCGCGACGGCCGCGCACCCGGACGGCCACGTCGGCCTGCGGCGGGCGGTGCACCGCGTGCGCCTCGTCGGGCGCGACCTCGCCCGGGTCCGCTCGGTCGCGGAGTTCCGGTCCTGGTGCTGGGACCTCGGCTTCGGCCTGGGCTTCGCGTTCGCCCGCCTCGACACCCCGCGCCCGGTGGCCGTGCCCCGGGTCGCCCCCGGCGGCGCCGCCGCGCTGCCCCCGGCGGACCGCACGGTCCCCGCCTGA
- a CDS encoding sugar phosphate nucleotidyltransferase, producing the protein MLALGYKSDLIKQYFLDYRHLTSDFTLHLGADGAESEPVFHGTAAKEDWEITFVETGLTTATAARIRRVAQHLDADRFALTYGDGIGDVDITGALRHHVEQGLLGTLTGVHPSSRYGEMRVEGDTVVEFNEKPTLADGWVNGGFFLFEREFVDKYLDDDPAVMLESAPLQQLARDRQLSVYEHEGFWMGMDTFRDWTELNGLWDAGRAPWKIWED; encoded by the coding sequence GTGCTGGCGCTCGGCTACAAGAGCGACCTGATCAAGCAGTACTTCCTGGACTACCGGCACCTGACCTCCGACTTCACGCTGCACCTCGGCGCGGACGGTGCGGAGTCGGAGCCCGTCTTCCACGGCACCGCCGCCAAGGAGGACTGGGAGATCACGTTCGTCGAGACCGGGCTGACCACGGCGACCGCCGCGCGCATCCGCCGCGTCGCCCAGCACCTCGACGCCGACCGGTTCGCCCTCACGTACGGCGACGGCATCGGCGACGTCGACATCACCGGCGCCCTGCGGCACCACGTCGAGCAGGGGCTGCTCGGGACGCTCACCGGCGTGCACCCGTCCAGCCGCTACGGCGAGATGCGGGTCGAGGGCGACACGGTCGTCGAGTTCAACGAGAAGCCGACCCTGGCCGACGGCTGGGTCAACGGCGGGTTCTTCCTGTTCGAGCGCGAGTTCGTCGACAAGTACCTCGACGACGACCCGGCGGTGATGCTCGAGAGCGCGCCGCTGCAGCAGCTCGCCCGGGACCGCCAGCTCTCCGTGTACGAGCACGAGGGCTTCTGGATGGGCATGGACACGTTCCGTGACTGGACGGAGCTGAACGGACTGTGGGACGCAGGTCGCGCCCCCTGGAAGATCTGGGAGGACTGA